In Porites lutea chromosome 8, jaPorLute2.1, whole genome shotgun sequence, the genomic stretch TTATACCAAGAGAGAAGTTCAAATGAATGCTGCCACTCTGTAAAGGCAACTTGGGCTCCACTGTTCCCATGAAAATGACtgtctaaaagaaaaattcccTGTGTTGTTGGAATAAAGACAACTGTGTTGGACCGTAAAATAAATACTGATGTGGTTCGCCCTTTGGCTAGAGCTTGTCTCCAGTAGTAAGGCAAAGAAGCTGTGGGATTCGTCTCAGGGACAATGCTAACAGGCAGTTCAGGGCCCACGGTAGTATTCCCAATGATGTTATTCAAAACCCTAGAGGTTTGAAGTGCCTCCAACACACCAAATGTTCGAGGTATACTTGTTACTGAGTCATAGATAGAGTTCCCAGCCAAAATGCCTTGCACAACTATCTGATAGACCCATGTCTGGGTTAGTGGACTCCCAGTTGCAGGAATGTTGACATTGggtgaaaaaaacattttgctaAATAAAAGGGCAATAAATGTGCATGCATTACTTCCTGTTCTTCCAAGGATTGTAGATTGAGAAATGATATGTGGGAAAGACCAGTAGGTGACATTACCATCGTGACAGGGTTGGATGGTGATGGGTGTGAGAACATGAGATGGGGTATTAGAGTTGGATTCATGTACTGTTGGTTGGGCTGAAGAGTGATTGTGGTTTGGATGGGATGGAAGAGGGATTGCTGCATAACTATTCACTGTGCTGTCAACCTTCGTAGCCCATTCTGCTGAGGAATAAAATGACTGAGCCTCTGTCACACTCATGGCTGCTGGTGTACTAATTCCTTCTTCTTCATGAATGTCTTCATTACTTTCAACAGCAACAGTATCATTAGAAGTTAGCAGTCCAGTGTTGAATGTGTTCActaatttttccacctttttcttCAGGGGAACCAGACAGATCGGGCAACAATCATGCGATGAAATGCAAGATTGGTGAAAACAGTGGAAGCAGGCCAATCTCATGACAGTACTTGTATCTCTTCTTGTGCAGGTCGGAAAATCACAGTAAACATTTGGGTCAGGTTCCAGGCCAGGTTCCACATCCTCCAAGTTATAACTCAGTGGAAAACACTTTGTGTCAACTATGGTGTCAAACGTTGGGAGATAATACTGTGCCTTACCCTTTGGTCTTCCATTATTTGCAAGGGAGCGTTCGACCTAAAAAGACAAAACCAAATGAGGTCAGTAGAATATGAATACACTGAAGTGTACTTACAGGTGTGTGCACAATGCATTTTGCATATTTTATTGTGCTTCTTTAGTTTAGTTTTAGTTCACAACATTGTTTTCTTACTCTGTGGATTGACTGTATAACGTTTTACCAATAATTCTTTTGATTATTAGAGCAAAAACTGATAATTACTTTTCAGATGAAGTAATGTCAGTGTCATCTCTTTTTCAGTTATTCAGAACACAGGGCCAGTTACTTATCATTCCTTATGGTACCTGTGTTATGGGCACCTTTAAAACTTTATAGTTCACTGTATTTACTTGCCAGAAAcaacataataattataaataattatttgtgatATGTTTTTGCCTAAGGAGTGTTACCTGGTGTGATTTCTGACAGTTTCTTGAGACACTCCTAAACAATTCAAGTAAGAATTCTGCTGTCTTCCCTGCGATAAGCCATAAGTTTGGTTCAGCATGACCTCGGTGGTATTGAGGAACAAAGGACTGtataaaatcatttaaaaaaccTGATGATGCGATAGACTTTGCTGTGTCTTCAATGCCTTTTGCATCGTCAAACTTCTCAGTGTTTCTTC encodes the following:
- the LOC140945263 gene encoding uncharacterized protein, whose amino-acid sequence is MRLACFHCFHQSCISSHDCCPICLVPLKKKVEKLVNTFNTGLLTSNDTVAVESNEDIHEEEGISTPAAMSVTEAQSFYSSAEWATKVDSTVNSYAAIPLPSHPNHNHSSAQPTVHESNSNTPSHVLTPITIQPCHDGNVTYWSFPHIISQSTILGRTGSNACTFIALLFSKMFFSPNVNIPATGSPLTQTWVYQIVVQGILAGNSIYDSVTSIPRTFGVLEALQTSRVLNNIIGNTTVGPELPVSIVPETNPTASLPYYWRQALAKGRTTSVFILRSNTVVFIPTTQGIFLLDSHFHGNSGAQVAFTEWQHSFELLSWYKRINGFQYTLGTVTNVTFN